In the genome of Ananas comosus cultivar F153 linkage group 11, ASM154086v1, whole genome shotgun sequence, one region contains:
- the LOC109717441 gene encoding uncharacterized protein LOC109717441 isoform X4 — MAPKSHFAAIFALFHPLAILFLPRALAGNNHLNNTDPKRPKQGEPNGHQNDCTATPTKGPDHERQSHRGRRAVRTSSPPPDNAPGCGLAKYDSNPPQEQQRGVTTASNKKEPPVKGRASDPKRPKQGEPNGHQNHRTAPPTQGHGRPAVPTSCPKDNRKGQQTQRTKKIITTKLRLRASPRTRTRKKAVIRKSWERQRDSC; from the exons ATGGCTCCAAAATCACATTTCGCCGCCATTTTTGCTCTTTTCCACCCCCTCGCCATTCTCTTCCTCCCTCGTGCGTTGGCCGGAAACAATCACCTTAACAATACAG ATCCAAAAAGACCAAAGCAGGGAGAACCAAATGGTCATCAAAATGATTGTACTGCGACGCCAACGAAGG GACCAGACCATGAACGTCAATCACATCGTGGTCGTCGGGCCGTCCGgacttcttctcctcctcccgaCAACG CACCAGGTTGTGGTCTTGCAAAATATGATTCGAATCCACCGCAAGAACAACAGCGAGGCGTGACTACAGCAAGCAATAAAAAAGAACCCCCGGTTAAAGGAAGAGCTtctg ATCCAAAAAGACCAAAGCAGGGAGAACCAAATGGTCATCAAAATCATCGTACTGCGCCGCCAACGCAGG GTCATGGTCGTCCGGCGGTCCCGACTTCTTGTCCTAAAGACAACA GAAAGGGGCAACAAAcccagagaacaaaaaaaataataacgaCAAAACTCCGGTTAAGAGCAAGCCCAAGGACAAGGACAAGAAAAAAAGCTG tgATCAGGAAGTCGTGGGAAAGGCAGCGTGATTCATGCTGA
- the LOC109717441 gene encoding pollen-specific leucine-rich repeat extensin-like protein 1 isoform X3 has translation MAPKSHFAAIFALFHPLAILFLPRALAGNNHLNNTDPKRPKQGEPNGHQNDCTATPTKGPDHERQSHRGRRAVRTSSPPPDNGCGLAKYDSNPPQEQQRGVTTASNKKEPPVKGRASDPKRPKQGEPNGHQNHRTAPPTQGHGRPAVPTSCPKDNTSGYAPAKRQRDPPAVAPMKGATNPENKKNNNDKTPVKSKPKDKDKKKSWKSWERQRDSC, from the exons ATGGCTCCAAAATCACATTTCGCCGCCATTTTTGCTCTTTTCCACCCCCTCGCCATTCTCTTCCTCCCTCGTGCGTTGGCCGGAAACAATCACCTTAACAATACAG ATCCAAAAAGACCAAAGCAGGGAGAACCAAATGGTCATCAAAATGATTGTACTGCGACGCCAACGAAGG GACCAGACCATGAACGTCAATCACATCGTGGTCGTCGGGCCGTCCGgacttcttctcctcctcccgaCAACG GTTGTGGTCTTGCAAAATATGATTCGAATCCACCGCAAGAACAACAGCGAGGCGTGACTACAGCAAGCAATAAAAAAGAACCCCCGGTTAAAGGAAGAGCTtctg ATCCAAAAAGACCAAAGCAGGGAGAACCAAATGGTCATCAAAATCATCGTACTGCGCCGCCAACGCAGG GTCATGGTCGTCCGGCGGTCCCGACTTCTTGTCCTAAAGACAACA CATCAGGTTATGCTCCTGCAAAACGTCAACGGGATCCACCAGCTGTTGCTCCTAT GAAAGGGGCAACAAAcccagagaacaaaaaaaataataacgaCAAAACTCCGGTTAAGAGCAAGCCCAAGGACAAGGACAAGAAAAAAAGCTG GAAGTCGTGGGAAAGGCAGCGTGATTCATGCTGA
- the LOC109717441 gene encoding pollen-specific leucine-rich repeat extensin-like protein 1 isoform X1, translating into MAPKSHFAAIFALFHPLAILFLPRALAGNNHLNNTDPKRPKQGEPNGHQNDCTATPTKGPDHERQSHRGRRAVRTSSPPPDNAPGCGLAKYDSNPPQEQQRGVTTASNKKEPPVKGRASDPKRPKQGEPNGHQNHRTAPPTQGHGRPAVPTSCPKDNTSGYAPAKRQRDPPAVAPMKGATNPENKKNNNDKTPVKSKPKDKDKKKSWKSWERQRDSC; encoded by the exons ATGGCTCCAAAATCACATTTCGCCGCCATTTTTGCTCTTTTCCACCCCCTCGCCATTCTCTTCCTCCCTCGTGCGTTGGCCGGAAACAATCACCTTAACAATACAG ATCCAAAAAGACCAAAGCAGGGAGAACCAAATGGTCATCAAAATGATTGTACTGCGACGCCAACGAAGG GACCAGACCATGAACGTCAATCACATCGTGGTCGTCGGGCCGTCCGgacttcttctcctcctcccgaCAACG CACCAGGTTGTGGTCTTGCAAAATATGATTCGAATCCACCGCAAGAACAACAGCGAGGCGTGACTACAGCAAGCAATAAAAAAGAACCCCCGGTTAAAGGAAGAGCTtctg ATCCAAAAAGACCAAAGCAGGGAGAACCAAATGGTCATCAAAATCATCGTACTGCGCCGCCAACGCAGG GTCATGGTCGTCCGGCGGTCCCGACTTCTTGTCCTAAAGACAACA CATCAGGTTATGCTCCTGCAAAACGTCAACGGGATCCACCAGCTGTTGCTCCTAT GAAAGGGGCAACAAAcccagagaacaaaaaaaataataacgaCAAAACTCCGGTTAAGAGCAAGCCCAAGGACAAGGACAAGAAAAAAAGCTG GAAGTCGTGGGAAAGGCAGCGTGATTCATGCTGA
- the LOC109717441 gene encoding pollen-specific leucine-rich repeat extensin-like protein 1 isoform X2, producing the protein MAPKSHFAAIFALFHPLAILFLPRALAGNNHLNNTDPKRPKQGEPNGHQNDCTATPTKGPDHERQSHRGRRAVRTSSPPPDNAPGCGLAKYDSNPPQEQQRGVTTASNKKEPPVKGRASDPKRPKQGEPNGHQNHRTAPPTQGHGRPAVPTSCPKDNTSGYAPAKRQRDPPAVAPMKGATNPENKKNNNDKTPVKSKPKDKDKKKSCDQEVVGKAA; encoded by the exons ATGGCTCCAAAATCACATTTCGCCGCCATTTTTGCTCTTTTCCACCCCCTCGCCATTCTCTTCCTCCCTCGTGCGTTGGCCGGAAACAATCACCTTAACAATACAG ATCCAAAAAGACCAAAGCAGGGAGAACCAAATGGTCATCAAAATGATTGTACTGCGACGCCAACGAAGG GACCAGACCATGAACGTCAATCACATCGTGGTCGTCGGGCCGTCCGgacttcttctcctcctcccgaCAACG CACCAGGTTGTGGTCTTGCAAAATATGATTCGAATCCACCGCAAGAACAACAGCGAGGCGTGACTACAGCAAGCAATAAAAAAGAACCCCCGGTTAAAGGAAGAGCTtctg ATCCAAAAAGACCAAAGCAGGGAGAACCAAATGGTCATCAAAATCATCGTACTGCGCCGCCAACGCAGG GTCATGGTCGTCCGGCGGTCCCGACTTCTTGTCCTAAAGACAACA CATCAGGTTATGCTCCTGCAAAACGTCAACGGGATCCACCAGCTGTTGCTCCTAT GAAAGGGGCAACAAAcccagagaacaaaaaaaataataacgaCAAAACTCCGGTTAAGAGCAAGCCCAAGGACAAGGACAAGAAAAAAAGCTG tgATCAGGAAGTCGTGGGAAAGGCAGCGTGA
- the LOC109717441 gene encoding uncharacterized protein LOC109717441 isoform X5: MAPKSHFAAIFALFHPLAILFLPRALAGNNHLNNTDPKRPKQGEPNGHQNDCTATPTKGPDHERQSHRGRRAVRTSSPPPDNAPGCGLAKYDSNPPQEQQRGVTTASNKKEPPVKGRASDPKRPKQGEPNGHQNHRTAPPTQGHGRPAVPTSCPKDNMSLEYLKARTSPHWGASIPFKLCSFLCAN; encoded by the exons ATGGCTCCAAAATCACATTTCGCCGCCATTTTTGCTCTTTTCCACCCCCTCGCCATTCTCTTCCTCCCTCGTGCGTTGGCCGGAAACAATCACCTTAACAATACAG ATCCAAAAAGACCAAAGCAGGGAGAACCAAATGGTCATCAAAATGATTGTACTGCGACGCCAACGAAGG GACCAGACCATGAACGTCAATCACATCGTGGTCGTCGGGCCGTCCGgacttcttctcctcctcccgaCAACG CACCAGGTTGTGGTCTTGCAAAATATGATTCGAATCCACCGCAAGAACAACAGCGAGGCGTGACTACAGCAAGCAATAAAAAAGAACCCCCGGTTAAAGGAAGAGCTtctg ATCCAAAAAGACCAAAGCAGGGAGAACCAAATGGTCATCAAAATCATCGTACTGCGCCGCCAACGCAGG GTCATGGTCGTCCGGCGGTCCCGACTTCTTGTCCTAAAGACAACA tGTCATTGGAATATCTAAAGGCTCGCACCAGCCCTCACTGGGGAGCATCGATCCCATTCAAGCTTTGTTCATTTCTCTGCGCTAACTAG
- the LOC109717441 gene encoding uncharacterized protein LOC109717441 isoform X6, whose amino-acid sequence MAPKSHFAAIFALFHPLAILFLPRALAGNNHLNNTDPKRPKQGEPNGHQNDCTATPTKGPDHERQSHRGRRAVRTSSPPPDNAPGCGLAKYDSNPPQEQQRGVTTASNKKEPPVKGRASDPKRPKQGEPNGHQNHRTAPPTQGHGRPAVPTSCPKDNSSHQPSLGSIDPIQALFISLR is encoded by the exons ATGGCTCCAAAATCACATTTCGCCGCCATTTTTGCTCTTTTCCACCCCCTCGCCATTCTCTTCCTCCCTCGTGCGTTGGCCGGAAACAATCACCTTAACAATACAG ATCCAAAAAGACCAAAGCAGGGAGAACCAAATGGTCATCAAAATGATTGTACTGCGACGCCAACGAAGG GACCAGACCATGAACGTCAATCACATCGTGGTCGTCGGGCCGTCCGgacttcttctcctcctcccgaCAACG CACCAGGTTGTGGTCTTGCAAAATATGATTCGAATCCACCGCAAGAACAACAGCGAGGCGTGACTACAGCAAGCAATAAAAAAGAACCCCCGGTTAAAGGAAGAGCTtctg ATCCAAAAAGACCAAAGCAGGGAGAACCAAATGGTCATCAAAATCATCGTACTGCGCCGCCAACGCAGG GTCATGGTCGTCCGGCGGTCCCGACTTCTTGTCCTAAAGACAACA GCTCGCACCAGCCCTCACTGGGGAGCATCGATCCCATTCAAGCTTTGTTCATTTCTCTGCGCTAA